A stretch of the Massilia sp. W12 genome encodes the following:
- the corA gene encoding magnesium/cobalt transporter CorA has protein sequence MINVFVLQNGRLNQVHVDKLSDLEQLEPVWVDLTDPDDQERSWVKSIYGVILPGEDEVKDIEASARYYEAENGDLHLRTDFLLEEDAGPSRVVTVAFILARNMLFSVHNDDLPVFRLVRMRARSRPGSINDYMDVLLDLYATDAEYSADSLEGVYETLEDVSRRVLQKDFSDQDAAEALNEMARQEDLNGRIRRNMMDTRRAVSFLMRGRLLSADQFEEARQILRDIESLDGHTSFLFDKINFLMDATVGFININQNKIIKIFSVASVAFLPPTLIASIYGMNFKSWFPELDWSYGYPYALALMAVSAAAPLLYFRRRGWLR, from the coding sequence ATGATCAATGTCTTCGTACTACAAAACGGCCGATTGAACCAGGTTCATGTTGATAAATTGAGCGACCTGGAGCAATTGGAACCGGTTTGGGTGGATTTGACCGATCCTGATGATCAAGAGCGTTCCTGGGTGAAGTCTATTTACGGGGTGATTTTGCCCGGTGAAGACGAAGTGAAGGACATTGAAGCTTCAGCCCGCTACTACGAAGCAGAGAATGGCGACCTGCATTTGCGCACAGATTTTCTCTTGGAAGAAGATGCCGGCCCGTCCCGTGTGGTGACGGTTGCATTCATTCTGGCCCGTAATATGTTGTTCTCTGTGCACAACGATGATTTGCCGGTGTTTCGTCTGGTGCGTATGCGTGCCCGCTCACGGCCTGGTTCGATCAATGATTATATGGATGTGCTGCTGGATCTGTATGCAACAGATGCCGAATATTCTGCAGATTCGCTCGAAGGTGTGTATGAGACGCTTGAAGACGTCAGCCGGCGTGTGTTGCAGAAAGATTTTTCTGACCAGGATGCAGCCGAAGCGTTGAATGAAATGGCGCGTCAGGAAGACTTGAATGGCCGCATCCGTCGTAACATGATGGATACCCGGCGCGCAGTCAGCTTTTTGATGCGCGGACGTTTGCTGTCAGCAGATCAGTTTGAGGAAGCCCGCCAGATTTTGCGCGATATTGAATCGCTGGATGGTCACACCTCTTTCCTGTTCGATAAGATCAACTTTTTGATGGATGCCACGGTCGGCTTTATTAACATCAATCAGAATAAGATCATCAAAATTTTCTCAGTAGCCAGTGTGGCCTTCCTGCCGCCAACCCTGATCGCCAGTATTTACGGTATGAACTTCAAATCCTGGTTTCCGGAATTGGATTGGTCTTATGGCTATCCTTATGCATTGGCCTTGATGGCGGTCAGCGCTGCTGCGCCGTTACTGTATTTCCGTCGCCGTGGCTGGCTGCGTTGA
- a CDS encoding methyl-accepting chemotaxis protein gives MAILVAMIALSTVLNMQNKATLRNGLNVATEKSMLASIMKSATLEIGIAMRNIGLQSDLAAMKDQENKVKAQRKRYDDAREKLLSIGLSANERKIIDDLTSMDNEVAGAFKLAVQQVGAFNSEAAAKTIAEKIDPVSQRALAELSKLVDIQQNAAKDMLDGSDASDKQLLMVMVGCGAAALILGIVCAYIITHSITRPLHDAIALAARVADGELTAQVNEAGKDEVGDLLHALRMMVESLVRTVSEVRAGTDTITIASREIASGNADLSARTEAQASSLEETASSMEELTHTVKQNADNARQANQLAFSASAVAAKGGDVVSQVVETMGAIKERSSKIVDIIGVIDGIAFQTNILALNAAVEAARAGEQGRGFAVVASEVRSLAQRSASAAKEIKSLIGDSVEKVDLGAQLVDEAGQTMNLIVSSVKQVADIMGEITSATQTQSAGIEEINVAISQMDEMTQQNAALVEQAAAAAESMEEQAHILHEAVRAFKLNANAQNEAIAKHMEQHKHTHEVRQQMRAQRQSAQAAAPKRLAASSPPKHASSHDDGWEEF, from the coding sequence TTGGCGATCCTGGTCGCCATGATTGCCCTCTCTACTGTCTTGAACATGCAAAACAAAGCCACCTTGCGGAATGGCTTGAATGTCGCGACAGAAAAGAGCATGCTGGCCTCCATCATGAAGAGCGCTACGCTCGAAATTGGCATCGCAATGCGCAACATCGGCCTGCAATCGGATCTGGCGGCCATGAAAGATCAGGAAAACAAGGTCAAGGCGCAACGCAAGCGCTATGACGATGCGCGCGAAAAACTGCTGTCGATTGGACTCAGCGCCAATGAGCGGAAAATTATTGATGATCTGACCAGCATGGACAATGAGGTGGCCGGGGCTTTTAAGCTTGCGGTTCAGCAGGTTGGCGCATTCAACAGCGAGGCTGCGGCCAAGACAATCGCGGAGAAAATCGATCCGGTCAGCCAGCGCGCCCTGGCGGAATTAAGCAAACTGGTTGATATCCAGCAGAATGCGGCCAAAGACATGCTGGATGGCTCTGATGCCTCTGATAAGCAATTGCTGATGGTCATGGTCGGCTGTGGTGCTGCGGCGCTGATTCTTGGCATTGTTTGCGCGTATATCATCACACACAGCATTACCCGCCCATTGCATGATGCAATCGCATTGGCGGCGCGGGTTGCAGATGGGGAACTGACGGCCCAGGTGAATGAGGCCGGCAAAGACGAAGTCGGCGACTTATTACATGCGCTGCGCATGATGGTGGAAAGTTTGGTGCGTACTGTCTCCGAAGTCAGGGCCGGCACTGATACGATTACGATTGCTTCGCGTGAAATCGCCTCCGGCAATGCCGATCTGTCCGCCCGCACCGAAGCGCAGGCAAGTTCGCTGGAAGAGACCGCCAGCTCAATGGAAGAATTAACCCATACCGTCAAGCAGAATGCCGACAATGCGCGGCAGGCCAATCAATTGGCTTTTTCCGCCTCGGCGGTGGCCGCCAAGGGTGGCGATGTGGTGTCGCAGGTTGTGGAAACGATGGGCGCAATCAAAGAGCGCTCCAGCAAAATCGTGGACATTATTGGCGTGATTGATGGCATTGCGTTTCAAACCAATATTCTGGCGCTGAATGCGGCTGTCGAAGCCGCCAGAGCCGGGGAGCAGGGGCGCGGCTTTGCCGTGGTGGCGTCTGAAGTGCGCAGTTTGGCGCAACGCAGCGCCAGCGCCGCCAAAGAAATCAAGTCTTTGATTGGCGACTCTGTTGAAAAAGTCGATCTCGGCGCCCAGCTGGTCGATGAAGCCGGTCAAACCATGAATCTGATTGTCAGCTCCGTCAAGCAAGTGGCGGACATCATGGGAGAAATCACGTCGGCCACACAAACCCAAAGCGCCGGGATTGAGGAAATCAATGTTGCGATTTCCCAAATGGATGAGATGACGCAACAAAATGCCGCACTGGTTGAACAAGCCGCCGCCGCCGCTGAAAGTATGGAAGAACAGGCGCATATCCTGCATGAAGCGGTCAGAGCGTTCAAGTTGAATGCAAACGCGCAAAATGAGGCAATCGCTAAACACATGGAACAACATAAGCACACGCATGAGGTGCGCCAGCAAATGCGGGCGCAACGGCAATCCGCCCAGGCTGCTGCGCCCAAAAGGCTGGCGGCAAGCAGCCCTCCCAAACATGCCAGTTCACATGACGACGGCTGGGAAGAGTTTTAA
- a CDS encoding poly-beta-hydroxybutyrate polymerase N-terminal domain-containing protein, whose translation MNSISAEFISAAPEQSPTVKLDRSLHAFVAAFTAGLEPVALTLAGMDWGLHLASSPGRQMELGLDAMRKMQNWLQHAPTSAAALKSTESWGEECEQFWLFWQSWLQEATKVRGVSNHHQEMNRFFLRQAFDMWSPRNLPWCNPDIWRRALESGGASLWQGKQNWLEDLQKPAYDPQQSDWRPGAEVAVTPGAVVYRNHLIELIRYSPQTAQVYAEPLLIVPSWIMKYYILDLSPQNSMVRYMLQQGHQVYILSWNNPDAADRDLGMDDYLQMGVFAALEVIASIEPGVAVHSAGYCLGGTLLSIAAAALARTQQVQDASRMAPLASVTLLAAQTDFSEPGEMGVLIDDSQVDMLEDVMSESGYLSGAQMAGAFQFLNSRDLVWNKRVREYWLGVRDAGNDMMAWNADVTRLPARMHGEYLHQFFLENALAEGKYQVEGAPVSLSDIRLPMFVVGTVRDQVSPWPSVYKIVRLTRTDVCFLLASGGHNVGIVAAPGNPKSSYQIHMHLEQDKAVATEAWRSQAESKAGSWWPAWSAWLAAHSSGQKKPRRLPARRVLQQAPGSYVFKT comes from the coding sequence ATGAATAGCATCAGTGCGGAATTTATCAGTGCAGCGCCAGAGCAAAGCCCTACAGTCAAACTGGATCGCAGTTTGCATGCATTTGTGGCGGCCTTCACCGCCGGATTGGAGCCGGTGGCGCTGACCTTGGCTGGCATGGATTGGGGTTTGCATTTGGCCAGTTCACCGGGCCGGCAGATGGAACTGGGTTTGGACGCTATGCGGAAAATGCAGAATTGGCTGCAGCATGCGCCCACTTCCGCAGCCGCGCTGAAAAGCACGGAAAGTTGGGGCGAGGAGTGTGAGCAATTCTGGCTGTTCTGGCAATCCTGGCTGCAAGAGGCAACCAAGGTGCGCGGTGTATCCAACCATCATCAGGAAATGAATCGCTTCTTTCTGCGCCAGGCCTTTGATATGTGGTCGCCGCGTAATTTGCCCTGGTGTAATCCGGATATCTGGCGCCGCGCCCTGGAAAGCGGCGGCGCCAGTTTGTGGCAGGGAAAACAAAATTGGCTGGAGGATTTGCAAAAACCGGCTTATGACCCTCAGCAATCAGATTGGCGGCCTGGCGCAGAGGTCGCGGTGACGCCCGGCGCGGTGGTGTATCGCAATCACTTGATTGAGTTGATCCGCTACAGCCCTCAGACTGCTCAAGTCTATGCAGAACCATTGCTGATCGTGCCATCCTGGATCATGAAGTATTACATCCTGGATTTGTCGCCGCAGAATTCAATGGTGCGCTATATGCTGCAGCAAGGCCATCAGGTATATATCCTGTCATGGAATAACCCGGACGCGGCTGATCGCGACCTGGGTATGGATGACTATCTGCAGATGGGGGTTTTTGCTGCGCTGGAAGTCATCGCCAGCATTGAACCGGGCGTGGCAGTGCATAGCGCCGGCTATTGCCTGGGCGGCACTTTGCTGTCGATCGCCGCCGCCGCCTTGGCTCGCACACAACAGGTGCAGGATGCGTCGCGCATGGCGCCTTTGGCCAGTGTCACCTTGCTGGCGGCGCAAACAGATTTCAGCGAGCCGGGCGAGATGGGGGTGCTGATTGATGACAGTCAAGTGGATATGCTGGAAGACGTCATGTCCGAAAGCGGATACTTGAGCGGTGCGCAAATGGCTGGCGCATTTCAGTTTCTGAATTCGCGTGATTTGGTATGGAATAAGCGTGTGCGCGAGTATTGGCTGGGAGTGCGGGACGCCGGCAACGATATGATGGCTTGGAACGCCGACGTGACGCGTTTGCCAGCGCGCATGCATGGCGAATATTTACATCAATTCTTTTTGGAAAATGCCTTGGCTGAGGGTAAATATCAGGTTGAAGGGGCCCCGGTTTCACTCTCTGATATCAGATTGCCCATGTTTGTCGTTGGCACAGTCAGAGATCAGGTTTCGCCCTGGCCATCAGTGTATAAGATTGTGCGGCTGACGCGAACCGATGTTTGTTTTCTGCTCGCCAGTGGCGGACATAATGTCGGGATCGTTGCCGCCCCGGGCAATCCTAAAAGCAGCTATCAAATACATATGCATTTGGAACAGGACAAGGCCGTGGCGACAGAAGCATGGCGCAGCCAGGCAGAAAGCAAAGCCGGTTCCTGGTGGCCGGCATGGTCAGCTTGGCTGGCGGCGCATTCCAGCGGGCAAAAGAAGCCGCGCAGACTGCCGGCGCGCCGGGTCTTGCAGCAGGCGCCGGGCAGTTATGTGTTCAAGACTTAA
- a CDS encoding bifunctional enoyl-CoA hydratase/phosphate acetyltransferase has translation MHQAPASSEFIENITYDDLTIGRSACLVRRLSVDDILAFAAISGDVNPAHVDAEYAENTLFHGVIAHGMWGGALISTLLGASFPGPGTIYVEQSLRFLRPMRIGDTLTVQASVVARDDQKKRVTLDCQIANQQGVTVISGTAVVIAPVSKVRRPRVAMPQLQLFDPHARWQALLAQVKGWPALSCAFVHPCHGFSLQAALDARELGLLQPVLVGPRAKILAAAEAAGLDIRDLPIHDAPHSHAACELALDMAQSGQVAALFKGSVQAQELMHALLARPALLSKYRLSHIVRFDLPGRLQPLLLTDAGINVAPDLMIKADIVQNAIRLAQAYGVPTPKVAILAAQDTININLPSTLDAAALCKMAERGQISGADLDGPLDLGQVLSQAAEDAVDILLAPDLESAHLLARQWQTQAGAMHSGLVLGARIPVILCDDSAGPRSASASAALAQLLNRHLLQYGI, from the coding sequence ATGCATCAGGCGCCAGCCAGCAGCGAATTCATTGAAAACATCACCTATGACGATTTGACCATTGGCCGCTCGGCGTGTCTGGTGCGGCGCTTAAGCGTGGACGATATTCTTGCCTTCGCCGCCATCTCAGGCGATGTCAATCCGGCGCATGTGGATGCCGAATATGCGGAAAACACGCTGTTTCATGGCGTCATCGCGCACGGAATGTGGGGCGGCGCGTTGATTTCCACCTTGCTGGGCGCCAGTTTTCCGGGGCCGGGCACAATTTACGTTGAACAAAGCCTGCGTTTTTTACGGCCTATGCGGATCGGCGACACCCTCACCGTGCAGGCCAGCGTAGTGGCGCGGGATGATCAGAAAAAACGTGTCACACTGGATTGCCAAATCGCTAATCAGCAAGGCGTAACGGTGATCAGCGGCACTGCTGTGGTAATTGCGCCGGTCAGCAAAGTGCGCCGGCCACGGGTTGCTATGCCGCAATTGCAATTATTTGACCCGCACGCACGCTGGCAAGCTTTGTTGGCGCAAGTTAAAGGCTGGCCGGCATTAAGCTGCGCATTTGTCCATCCTTGCCATGGCTTCAGCTTGCAAGCTGCGCTGGATGCGCGCGAACTGGGTTTGCTGCAGCCCGTCCTGGTGGGGCCGCGCGCCAAAATCCTGGCAGCAGCCGAGGCGGCCGGCCTGGATATCCGTGATTTGCCTATCCATGATGCCCCGCACAGCCACGCTGCTTGCGAATTGGCCTTGGATATGGCGCAAAGCGGGCAAGTTGCCGCCTTATTCAAGGGCAGCGTACAAGCGCAGGAGTTGATGCATGCCTTGTTGGCGCGCCCGGCCTTGCTAAGCAAATACCGCCTCTCCCATATCGTGCGCTTTGATTTGCCTGGACGTTTGCAGCCCTTGCTCTTGACTGACGCCGGCATCAATGTCGCCCCGGATCTGATGATCAAAGCCGATATTGTGCAAAATGCCATCCGTCTGGCTCAGGCATACGGTGTGCCGACGCCAAAGGTGGCCATCTTGGCGGCGCAAGACACGATCAATATCAATCTGCCTTCGACCTTGGACGCCGCCGCATTATGCAAAATGGCGGAGCGTGGTCAGATATCTGGCGCCGATCTGGATGGGCCGCTGGATTTGGGGCAAGTCCTGTCGCAAGCGGCAGAGGACGCGGTTGACATCCTTCTGGCGCCGGATCTGGAGAGCGCGCACTTATTGGCGCGTCAGTGGCAAACGCAGGCCGGCGCTATGCATAGCGGGCTGGTGCTGGGCGCACGTATTCCTGTGATTTTGTGTGATGACAGCGCAGGCCCGCGCAGCGCAAGCGCTTCGGCAGCCTTGGCGCAATTATTGAACCGTCATCTGCTGCAATATGGCATCTGA
- a CDS encoding tetratricopeptide repeat protein: MSHQFAKPGPEAANAKLPDWKNQHYLLVDDFQGMRQLLRESLRNLGARFVDQAGSGGEAIMMLQQTRYNVVLCDYNLGQGKNGQQVLEEAKLRELVRPTVVWIVVSAEKSVESVMGAAELQPDAYLIKPITEEVLLTRLNRAWHRKQVFRPIDQAYLEKDYLRAAKLCDVKGDATRVHALDLLRMKAMLLIKSGEYEQAREVYERVLGVRDFIWARAGLAKIKMKNGEFHVARDMFREIINENRYFIDAYDQLAATYQQMGQFDDAAKILEAAAKLSPNSVQRQRSLGELAMKVGNTAQAERAFRKCLSMSEFSIYKSPDAQLGLARVCGQKSDTKEALALLTAVQKEYHTEQVKLRAKITEGLVYHESGDYIKARRAGDELGEMLATTTDRPAPPICLDMARLMFAVGVKEPPVILLSEIIRNNHDNDLMLQEVQEIFEKARMGEEGASIIAASRKEASDLMNRGVLLWKTGKLPEAVEWMRNARQQLPTNLRVLFNCAQIMISYMQKHGFEASLAEEARDVLLQVDRLQPGQQRFAQLMEMLADLTMRSQGRPAQDEDES; this comes from the coding sequence ATGTCCCATCAATTCGCCAAACCCGGCCCCGAAGCTGCCAACGCCAAACTGCCGGATTGGAAAAATCAGCACTATTTACTGGTCGATGATTTTCAGGGCATGCGTCAATTGTTGCGCGAAAGCTTGCGTAATCTTGGCGCCCGTTTCGTTGATCAAGCCGGCAGCGGCGGCGAAGCCATCATGATGTTGCAACAGACCCGCTATAACGTGGTGCTGTGCGATTACAACCTGGGACAGGGCAAAAACGGCCAGCAGGTTCTGGAAGAAGCCAAGTTGCGCGAATTGGTGCGGCCCACTGTGGTGTGGATTGTGGTGTCTGCGGAAAAAAGTGTCGAATCCGTGATGGGGGCCGCCGAGCTGCAGCCGGATGCGTATCTGATCAAACCGATTACCGAAGAGGTGTTGTTAACGCGTTTAAACCGCGCCTGGCATCGCAAGCAGGTGTTTCGCCCGATTGACCAGGCCTATCTGGAAAAAGATTATTTACGTGCCGCCAAATTATGTGACGTGAAAGGGGACGCAACACGGGTGCATGCCTTGGATTTGTTGCGTATGAAAGCAATGTTGCTGATTAAAAGCGGTGAGTATGAGCAGGCGCGTGAAGTGTATGAGCGGGTATTGGGCGTGCGCGACTTTATCTGGGCGCGCGCCGGCCTGGCCAAGATCAAGATGAAGAATGGCGAGTTTCATGTGGCGCGCGATATGTTTCGTGAAATCATCAATGAAAACCGCTACTTTATTGACGCCTATGATCAGCTGGCGGCGACATATCAGCAAATGGGACAGTTCGATGATGCCGCTAAAATCCTTGAGGCGGCGGCCAAGTTATCCCCCAATTCCGTGCAGCGTCAACGCAGTCTGGGCGAATTGGCGATGAAAGTCGGGAACACGGCGCAGGCCGAGCGGGCGTTCCGCAAATGTCTGTCCATGAGTGAATTTTCGATCTACAAAAGCCCGGACGCCCAGCTCGGGTTGGCGCGCGTGTGCGGGCAGAAAAGCGACACCAAAGAGGCGCTTGCCTTGTTGACTGCGGTGCAAAAGGAATATCACACCGAGCAGGTGAAATTGCGCGCCAAAATTACCGAAGGCTTGGTGTATCACGAGAGCGGCGACTATATCAAAGCGCGCCGCGCCGGCGATGAGCTGGGGGAAATGCTGGCCACCACCACCGACCGTCCGGCGCCGCCGATTTGTCTGGATATGGCGCGCCTGATGTTTGCCGTGGGGGTCAAAGAGCCGCCGGTTATTTTGTTGTCCGAGATCATTCGCAATAATCATGACAACGATTTGATGTTGCAGGAAGTGCAAGAGATTTTTGAAAAAGCGCGCATGGGGGAAGAGGGCGCCAGCATCATTGCCGCTTCCCGCAAAGAGGCCTCGGATTTGATGAATCGCGGCGTGTTGCTGTGGAAAACCGGCAAATTGCCGGAGGCGGTGGAGTGGATGCGCAATGCGCGACAGCAGTTGCCGACCAATTTGCGGGTGTTGTTCAATTGCGCGCAAATCATGATTTCTTATATGCAAAAACATGGATTTGAAGCGTCTTTGGCGGAGGAAGCGCGCGATGTGCTGTTGCAAGTGGATCGTTTGCAACCGGGTCAGCAGCGCTTTGCGCAATTGATGGAAATGCTGGCGGATTTGACGATGCGCAGCCAGGGCCGCCCCGCGCAGGATGAGGACGAGAGCTGA
- a CDS encoding HAMP domain-containing sensor histidine kinase produces MDGADEELTREEPELFMFLASTAHDMKNSISVLCCTLERLLVDQAGKDAQSYPQMAHMLYEAKRLNNNLIQLLALYKEVGKPGYPYDPQGIWLGDFVELVQAQNKVLLASKHITLEIDIDPGQDWYFDEDLILGVVSHAINNAVHYTKDQILLLMRIQGEELEIRVEDNGEGYPPGMLERGNAALCGRAQGVSFANNSTGLGLYFSSEVAKMHKNRGRSGSVRLENGGRLGGGCFVLRLP; encoded by the coding sequence ATGGATGGCGCAGACGAGGAGTTGACGCGGGAAGAGCCTGAACTGTTTATGTTTCTGGCTTCCACCGCGCATGACATGAAAAATTCAATCAGCGTGCTGTGCTGCACTCTGGAGCGCTTGCTGGTGGATCAAGCCGGTAAAGACGCCCAGTCTTACCCGCAGATGGCGCACATGCTGTACGAGGCCAAGCGCCTCAATAATAATCTGATTCAATTACTCGCACTGTATAAAGAGGTCGGCAAACCTGGCTATCCCTACGATCCGCAGGGCATCTGGCTGGGCGATTTTGTTGAACTGGTGCAGGCGCAAAATAAAGTCTTGCTCGCTTCCAAACACATCACATTGGAGATCGATATCGATCCCGGACAGGATTGGTATTTCGATGAAGACTTGATTCTGGGGGTCGTCAGTCATGCCATTAATAACGCCGTGCATTACACCAAAGATCAGATTCTGCTGCTGATGCGGATTCAGGGCGAGGAGCTGGAAATCCGTGTCGAAGACAATGGCGAAGGCTATCCGCCGGGCATGCTGGAGCGTGGCAATGCGGCTTTATGCGGACGGGCGCAAGGCGTCAGTTTCGCCAACAACAGCACAGGACTGGGACTGTATTTTTCCAGCGAAGTGGCGAAAATGCACAAAAATCGCGGGCGCAGCGGTAGCGTCCGGCTGGAGAATGGCGGTCGGCTCGGCGGCGGCTGTTTTGTTTTGCGCTTGCCATAG
- a CDS encoding outer membrane beta-barrel protein: MHCKLPAFFNFLRVIQMKKILIAALITGASAVSMSAHAEGAYAGVALEKSNYSIEVVGANVTSTSDKPTGFKIFGGYEFTPHLALEGGYADFGSAKTTFSSGAATGSAEVKVSSFYLAGRGTAPINDKFSVYGKLGVARNKADVSGSGLGVSVSGGGNKTDLYAAVGAAYHLTKNAAITLELESFGKVDGNGGKANIVSLGARFNF, from the coding sequence ATGCATTGCAAATTGCCAGCCTTCTTTAACTTTTTGCGAGTAATCCAAATGAAAAAAATCCTGATCGCTGCACTCATCACTGGCGCTTCCGCTGTTTCCATGTCCGCACACGCTGAAGGCGCATACGCCGGCGTGGCGCTGGAAAAATCGAATTATTCGATCGAAGTTGTGGGCGCGAATGTCACCTCCACCAGCGACAAACCGACCGGCTTCAAAATCTTTGGCGGTTACGAATTTACCCCGCACCTGGCGCTCGAAGGCGGCTACGCTGACTTCGGTTCCGCCAAAACCACCTTCAGTTCCGGCGCGGCCACCGGCTCTGCTGAAGTGAAAGTATCCTCCTTCTACCTGGCCGGTCGCGGCACTGCGCCGATCAATGACAAATTCTCCGTGTATGGCAAGCTGGGCGTGGCGCGCAATAAAGCCGACGTGAGCGGCAGCGGTTTGGGCGTGAGCGTTTCCGGCGGCGGCAATAAGACGGATCTGTACGCAGCAGTGGGCGCCGCCTACCACCTGACCAAGAATGCAGCGATCACCCTGGAGCTGGAAAGCTTTGGCAAGGTTGACGGCAACGGCGGCAAAGCCAACATCGTGTCCCTGGGCGCGCGCTTCAACTTCTGA
- the glmU gene encoding bifunctional UDP-N-acetylglucosamine diphosphorylase/glucosamine-1-phosphate N-acetyltransferase GlmU: MNVVILAAGMGKRMQSALPKVLHPLAGKPLVQHVVETAHSLGAQHICVVYGHGGDLVCERLTKACPDIPLNFALQQPQLGTGHAVQQAVPHLGDSPLTLVLYGDVPLISAQTLQALLAVGAPDRLALLTMEVADPTGLGRIVRDQGAIRRIVEHKDATPQELQIREINTGIMLIPTAHLGPWLAALKNENAQGEYYLTDIVAQAVAQGLQVASASAQAEFEILGVNSKQQLAQLERLYQAHQAQTLLAAGVTLMDPARLDIRGKLRCGRDVSIDVNCVFEGDVELGEGVQIGANCVLKNVSIAAGAVIHPFCHLEGAIVGAGALVGPYARLRPGAELAQQVHIGNFVEVKNVQIGPGSKANHLAYLGDGEVGARVNIGAGTIFCNYDGVNKFRTVIEDDVFIGSDSQLVAPVRVGAGATIGAGSTITQDAPAGKLSLARGRQVTIESWQRPQKKPKA, encoded by the coding sequence ATGAACGTCGTCATTCTTGCAGCCGGCATGGGAAAACGCATGCAATCCGCGCTGCCTAAAGTTTTACATCCGCTGGCCGGCAAGCCGCTGGTGCAACATGTGGTGGAAACCGCACACAGCCTGGGCGCACAGCACATTTGCGTGGTGTATGGTCATGGCGGCGATCTGGTGTGTGAACGCCTGACAAAAGCGTGTCCCGATATTCCACTCAATTTCGCATTACAGCAGCCGCAACTCGGCACCGGGCACGCGGTGCAACAAGCTGTGCCCCATCTCGGGGACAGCCCCTTGACGCTGGTGCTGTATGGCGATGTGCCGCTGATTTCCGCGCAAACCCTGCAAGCCTTGTTGGCGGTCGGTGCGCCGGATCGCTTGGCCTTGCTGACGATGGAAGTGGCGGATCCGACAGGCTTGGGCCGGATTGTGCGCGACCAGGGCGCGATCCGCCGCATTGTCGAACATAAAGACGCCACGCCGCAGGAATTGCAGATCCGTGAAATCAATACCGGCATCATGCTGATTCCAACCGCGCATCTGGGGCCATGGCTGGCCGCGCTGAAAAACGAAAATGCGCAAGGCGAATACTATTTAACCGACATCGTGGCGCAAGCGGTGGCGCAAGGCTTGCAAGTGGCCTCGGCCAGCGCACAAGCTGAATTTGAAATTCTCGGCGTCAACAGCAAGCAGCAATTGGCCCAGCTGGAGCGGCTCTACCAGGCGCATCAGGCGCAAACCTTATTGGCCGCCGGCGTCACGCTGATGGATCCGGCGCGCCTCGATATCCGTGGCAAACTGCGCTGCGGGCGCGATGTCAGCATTGACGTCAACTGTGTGTTTGAGGGCGATGTTGAGCTGGGCGAAGGCGTGCAGATCGGCGCCAATTGCGTGCTGAAGAATGTCAGCATCGCCGCCGGCGCCGTAATCCATCCCTTCTGTCACCTGGAAGGCGCCATCGTCGGAGCCGGCGCGCTGGTCGGCCCGTATGCGCGTCTGCGTCCCGGTGCGGAGCTGGCGCAACAAGTGCATATCGGGAATTTCGTCGAAGTCAAAAATGTGCAAATCGGCCCCGGCAGCAAAGCCAATCATCTGGCTTATCTGGGCGATGGCGAAGTGGGCGCGCGCGTCAACATCGGCGCCGGCACGATTTTCTGCAATTACGATGGGGTGAATAAATTCCGCACCGTGATTGAAGATGATGTCTTCATCGGCTCTGACAGCCAGCTGGTGGCCCCGGTGCGGGTCGGGGCCGGAGCCACGATTGGCGCCGGCTCCACCATCACGCAAGATGCGCCCGCCGGCAAACTCAGTCTGGCGCGCGGTCGTCAAGTCACCATTGAAAGCTGGCAACGGCCACAGAAAAAGCCGAAAGCCTGA